From the Canis lupus dingo isolate Sandy chromosome 37, ASM325472v2, whole genome shotgun sequence genome, one window contains:
- the LOC112656677 gene encoding serine protease 58-like isoform X4, whose product MEIRDMNHLFLIFSILAVAVTTKTLKATPIQVKLAQQFSQIYSKMAPTFLVFLNSEYEACLGTLIHKQWVITAAHCFLPFLEINIATSKHSFQNKIENLRPRLTVQHPDFTRDSAEHDLMLIKLSHPQKLNDQVKLVALPNTTDDRRGGKCTVSGWGWEWKDSSSEPDVQINQTVFWFSNDDCKESPVRQIPVQITENMFCAGSSLENKHMCKELAAAPVLCQNQLQGILSWSAGCILRGDVGYYTKVSRYTDWIRKVIHSN is encoded by the exons TAACAACAAAAACTCTAAAAGCAACACCGATACAAGTAAAGTTAGCCCAGCAGTTCAGTCAGATATACAGCAAAATGGCACCAACCTTTTTGGTTTTCCTGAACTCAGAATATGAGGCTTGTCTGGGGACCCTGATCCACAAACAGTGGGTTATCACTGCAGCCCACTGCTTCTTACC ATTTCTTGAGATAAACATTGCTACTTCAAAACACAGTTTCCAAAACAAGATTGAAAACCTAAGGCCCAGGCTTACTGTCCAACACCCAGATTTTACCCGGGATTCTGCTGAGCATGACCTCATGCTCATCAAGCTGAGTCATCCCCAAAAGCTCAACGATCAGGTGAAGCTGGTGGCCCTGCCCAACACCACAGATGACAGAAGAGGGGGAAAGTGCACTGTCTCTGGCTGGGGCTGGGAATGGAAGGATTCCA GCTCAGAGCCTGACGTCCAGATAAACCAGACCGTCTTTTGGTTCTCTAATGATGACTGCAAGGAGTCCCCTGTAAGACAAATTCCTGTTCAAATCACGGAGAACATGTTCTGTGCAGGATCATCTCTGGAGAACAAACACATGTGTAAG GAATTGGCAGCTGCCCCAGTCTTGTGCCAAAATCAGCTCCAAGGCATCCTATCTTGGTCAGCAGGGTGCATTCTGAGAGGCGATGTCGGCTACTACACCAAGGTTTCCCGCTATACAGACTGGATCCGCAAAGTCATCCACAGCAACTGA
- the LOC112656677 gene encoding serine protease 58-like isoform X3, with protein MEIRDMNHLFLIFSILAVAVVTTKTLKATPIQVKLAQQFSQIYSKMAPTFLVFLNSEYEACLGTLIHKQWVITAAHCFLPFLEINIATSKHSFQNKIENLRPRLTVQHPDFTRDSAEHDLMLIKLSHPQKLNDQVKLVALPNTTDDRRGGKCTVSGWGWEWKDSSSEPDVQINQTVFWFSNDDCKESPVRQIPVQITENMFCAGSSLENKHMCKELAAAPVLCQNQLQGILSWSAGCILRGDVGYYTKVSRYTDWIRKVIHSN; from the exons TAGTAACAACAAAAACTCTAAAAGCAACACCGATACAAGTAAAGTTAGCCCAGCAGTTCAGTCAGATATACAGCAAAATGGCACCAACCTTTTTGGTTTTCCTGAACTCAGAATATGAGGCTTGTCTGGGGACCCTGATCCACAAACAGTGGGTTATCACTGCAGCCCACTGCTTCTTACC ATTTCTTGAGATAAACATTGCTACTTCAAAACACAGTTTCCAAAACAAGATTGAAAACCTAAGGCCCAGGCTTACTGTCCAACACCCAGATTTTACCCGGGATTCTGCTGAGCATGACCTCATGCTCATCAAGCTGAGTCATCCCCAAAAGCTCAACGATCAGGTGAAGCTGGTGGCCCTGCCCAACACCACAGATGACAGAAGAGGGGGAAAGTGCACTGTCTCTGGCTGGGGCTGGGAATGGAAGGATTCCA GCTCAGAGCCTGACGTCCAGATAAACCAGACCGTCTTTTGGTTCTCTAATGATGACTGCAAGGAGTCCCCTGTAAGACAAATTCCTGTTCAAATCACGGAGAACATGTTCTGTGCAGGATCATCTCTGGAGAACAAACACATGTGTAAG GAATTGGCAGCTGCCCCAGTCTTGTGCCAAAATCAGCTCCAAGGCATCCTATCTTGGTCAGCAGGGTGCATTCTGAGAGGCGATGTCGGCTACTACACCAAGGTTTCCCGCTATACAGACTGGATCCGCAAAGTCATCCACAGCAACTGA